A stretch of the Ensifer sp. PDNC004 genome encodes the following:
- a CDS encoding PA0069 family radical SAM protein, protein MTELSQIRQGALAPANTADVAEAMMSATGLRIDIDRRRGRGAGINMSGRFEPRSRETFDDGWESLEDLPPFKTEVQVEKPRTVITRNESPDISFDRSINPYRGCEHGCIYCFARPTHAYMGLSAGLDFEAKLFAKPDAPRLLERELARQDYKVRPIAIGTNTDPYQPIEKEWRIMRQILEVLRDANHPVMIVTKSAMVTRDIDILAPMAEKGLVRVGVSVTTLDRKLARTMEPRASTPSKRLEAIRMLAEAGIPAGVLVSPIIPALNDHEIERVLEGARTAGATEASYVLLRLPLEVSPLFRDWLLRNYPDRYRHVMSLIRSMRGGKDYDAEFGKRMKGAGPYAWQIGRRFDLAVKRLGFNPTRRQLRDDLFVPPLGTGVQLSLL, encoded by the coding sequence ATGACCGAGCTGTCTCAGATCAGGCAGGGTGCGCTTGCGCCCGCCAATACGGCAGATGTGGCCGAAGCGATGATGAGTGCAACGGGCCTGCGGATCGATATCGATCGCCGTCGCGGGCGCGGCGCCGGGATCAACATGTCCGGCCGCTTCGAACCGCGCAGCCGCGAGACGTTCGACGACGGCTGGGAAAGCCTGGAGGATCTGCCGCCCTTCAAGACCGAAGTTCAGGTAGAGAAGCCGCGCACGGTGATCACCAGGAACGAGTCTCCCGATATCTCCTTTGACCGCTCGATCAATCCCTATCGTGGCTGCGAGCATGGCTGCATCTATTGTTTCGCGCGGCCCACGCACGCCTATATGGGCCTCTCGGCCGGCCTCGATTTCGAGGCGAAGCTGTTTGCCAAGCCGGACGCACCGCGGCTTCTGGAGCGCGAACTGGCGCGGCAGGACTACAAGGTTAGGCCGATTGCCATCGGCACCAACACCGACCCCTATCAGCCGATCGAGAAGGAGTGGCGCATCATGCGCCAGATCCTCGAGGTGCTGCGGGACGCCAACCATCCGGTCATGATCGTCACCAAATCGGCGATGGTCACGCGAGACATCGATATCCTGGCACCGATGGCGGAAAAGGGCTTGGTGCGCGTGGGCGTCTCCGTCACGACGCTCGACCGGAAGTTGGCCCGCACGATGGAGCCGCGGGCCTCGACCCCGAGCAAGCGGCTGGAGGCGATCCGCATGCTTGCCGAAGCAGGAATCCCGGCCGGCGTTCTCGTTTCGCCGATCATTCCGGCGCTGAACGACCACGAGATCGAGCGCGTGCTCGAAGGCGCAAGGACGGCCGGAGCAACCGAAGCAAGCTATGTGCTGCTGCGGCTGCCGCTCGAGGTCAGCCCGCTTTTTCGCGACTGGCTGCTGCGCAATTATCCGGACCGCTACCGGCACGTCATGTCCCTCATCCGCTCCATGCGGGGCGGCAAGGACTATGACGCCGAGTTCGGCAAGCGCATGAAGGGCGCCGGCCCCTATGCGTGGCAGATCGGCCGCCGCTTCGACCTGGCGGTCAAGCGTCTCGGCTTCAACCCGACGCGCCGGCAGCTGCGGGACGATCTCTTCGTGCCGCCGCTCGGAACGGGGGTGCAGCTCTCGCTTCTTTGA
- a CDS encoding ribonuclease HII, translating into MSRRSSDSPLFPDIIVAPDFSFELSAKGDGFWPVAGADEAGRGPLAGPVVAAAVILDPDAIPAGLDDSKKLTAQAREKLFEEILATSEVSIASASAGTIDATDIRKASLEAMRWAVAGLPSNARFVLVDGRDVPPGLSCHAKAVVKGDARSLSIAAASIVAKVTRDRMMARADLAHPGYGFALHAGYATVTHRRAIETHGPCPLHRMSFRPLRQDD; encoded by the coding sequence ATGTCTCGCAGATCGTCCGATTCTCCCCTTTTTCCCGATATCATCGTAGCGCCCGATTTCAGTTTCGAGCTTTCGGCCAAGGGCGATGGGTTCTGGCCGGTCGCCGGAGCGGATGAGGCCGGTCGTGGGCCGCTCGCGGGACCGGTGGTTGCCGCCGCCGTCATTCTCGATCCGGACGCCATTCCCGCAGGACTCGACGACAGCAAGAAGCTGACGGCCCAGGCGCGCGAAAAACTGTTCGAAGAAATCCTCGCCACATCCGAAGTGTCGATCGCCTCGGCGTCGGCCGGCACGATCGACGCCACCGACATCCGCAAGGCAAGCCTCGAAGCGATGCGGTGGGCCGTTGCCGGCCTGCCCTCGAACGCGCGCTTCGTGCTCGTCGACGGCCGTGACGTACCGCCCGGCCTCTCCTGCCACGCCAAGGCTGTGGTCAAGGGCGATGCGCGGTCGCTGTCGATCGCCGCTGCTTCGATCGTCGCCAAGGTTACCCGCGACCGCATGATGGCCCGTGCCGACCTTGCGCATCCCGGCTACGGCTTTGCACTCCATGCCGGCTATGCGACGGTGACCCACCGTCGCGCCATTGAGACCCACGGCCCCTGCCCGCTGCACCGCATGAGCTTCCGGCCACTGCGCCAGGACGACTAA
- a CDS encoding F0F1 ATP synthase subunit B — MHLDATFYAFVGLILFFVLIAYLKVPGMVGKALDARAEKIGNELTEAKRLREEAQGLVAEYQRKRKDAEAEAAGIVAAAQREAEMLTAEAKQKTEEYVARRTALSEQKIKQAESDAINAVRSAAVDLAIAAAEKVVAAKADAGAQNDLFKKALGDVKARLN; from the coding sequence ATGCATCTTGATGCAACTTTCTATGCCTTCGTTGGCCTGATCCTGTTCTTCGTCCTGATTGCCTATCTCAAGGTTCCAGGCATGGTCGGCAAGGCGCTCGACGCCCGCGCCGAAAAGATCGGCAACGAGTTGACCGAAGCCAAGCGCCTGCGCGAAGAAGCTCAGGGCCTCGTCGCTGAGTACCAGCGCAAGCGCAAGGATGCGGAAGCGGAAGCTGCCGGCATCGTCGCTGCTGCCCAGCGCGAAGCCGAAATGCTGACCGCGGAAGCCAAGCAGAAGACCGAGGAATACGTCGCTCGTCGCACGGCTCTTTCGGAACAGAAGATCAAGCAGGCCGAAAGCGATGCGATCAACGCGGTTCGTTCCGCTGCCGTCGATCTCGCGATTGCCGCTGCCGAGAAGGTCGTTGCCGCCAAGGCCGACGCCGGCGCCCAGAACGATCTGTTCAAGAAGGCGCTTGGTGACGTCAAGGCGCGCCTGAACTAA
- a CDS encoding F0F1 ATP synthase subunit B has protein sequence MFVTAAYAQSTTTEGAEAHDAAAAGEVHTETGVAHEGEAGSGVFPPFDTTHFASQLLWLAITFGLFYLLMSKVIIPRIGGILETRHDRIAQDLDEASRLKGEADAAIASYEQDLATAKSKGHKIADDARESAKAKANADRTAVEADLAKKISAAEDRIADIKAKALADVGAIAEETATAVVKQLIGGTVTKAEITAAVKASGGN, from the coding sequence ATGTTTGTGACCGCGGCTTATGCCCAGTCAACCACCACTGAAGGCGCCGAAGCACACGATGCCGCTGCGGCCGGTGAGGTGCACACCGAAACGGGTGTGGCTCACGAAGGCGAGGCTGGCTCCGGCGTGTTCCCGCCCTTCGATACGACCCATTTCGCATCGCAGCTGCTTTGGCTCGCGATCACGTTCGGCCTCTTCTATCTCCTGATGTCGAAGGTCATCATTCCGCGGATCGGCGGAATTCTGGAAACCCGTCACGATCGGATCGCTCAGGATCTCGATGAAGCGTCCCGCCTCAAGGGCGAAGCCGACGCTGCCATCGCTTCCTACGAGCAGGACCTGGCAACCGCCAAGTCCAAGGGTCACAAGATCGCCGACGACGCCCGCGAATCCGCAAAGGCCAAGGCCAATGCTGACCGCACCGCCGTCGAAGCCGACCTTGCCAAGAAGATCTCGGCTGCAGAAGACCGCATCGCCGACATCAAGGCAAAGGCACTGGCCGACGTCGGCGCCATCGCCGAGGAAACCGCAACGGCTGTCGTCAAGCAGCTGATCGGCGGAACCGTCACCAAGGCCGAGATCACCGCTGCCGTCAAGGCATCGGGTGGCAACTGA
- a CDS encoding F0F1 ATP synthase subunit C encodes MEAEAAKYIGAGLACLGMAGTALGLGNIFGSYLSGALRNPSAADGQFGRLVFGFAVTEALGIFSLLVALLLLFAV; translated from the coding sequence ATGGAAGCGGAAGCAGCAAAGTACATCGGCGCAGGTCTCGCTTGCCTCGGCATGGCCGGCACGGCTCTCGGCCTCGGCAACATCTTCGGCAGCTACCTCTCTGGCGCGCTGCGTAACCCGTCGGCTGCTGACGGCCAGTTCGGCCGCCTCGTATTCGGCTTCGCCGTTACGGAAGCTCTGGGCATCTTCTCGCTGCTCGTAGCCCTGCTCCTCCTCTTCGCCGTCTAA
- a CDS encoding F0F1 ATP synthase subunit A: protein MSNDPTHQFLVNKIVPIEIGGMDFSFTNASLFMVATVGVAAGFLYLTTSQRGLIPTRMQSVSEMSYEFIASMLREGAGSGGMKFFPMVFSLFMFILTANLLGMMPYFFTVTSQIIVTFALALFVIGTVILYGFYKHGLGFLKLFVPHGVPGVLLPLVVAIEVISFLSRPISLSVRLFANMLAGHITLKVFAGFVTSLSALGAVGIGGAILPLIMTVAITGLEFLVCFLQAYVFAVLTCMYLNDAVHPGSH, encoded by the coding sequence GTGTCAAACGATCCGACCCACCAGTTCCTGGTCAATAAGATTGTCCCGATCGAAATTGGCGGAATGGACTTTTCCTTCACCAATGCGTCGCTGTTCATGGTTGCGACCGTAGGTGTTGCCGCAGGCTTTCTTTATCTGACGACGTCGCAGCGCGGTCTTATCCCGACCCGCATGCAGTCGGTCTCGGAAATGTCCTACGAATTCATCGCCTCGATGCTGCGCGAAGGCGCCGGCAGCGGTGGCATGAAGTTCTTCCCGATGGTGTTCTCGCTGTTCATGTTCATCCTGACGGCGAACCTGCTCGGCATGATGCCCTACTTCTTCACGGTCACCAGCCAGATCATCGTCACTTTCGCTCTGGCGCTGTTCGTTATCGGTACCGTCATTCTCTACGGCTTCTACAAGCACGGTCTCGGCTTCCTGAAGCTCTTCGTGCCGCATGGCGTTCCTGGCGTGCTTTTGCCGCTCGTCGTCGCGATCGAAGTCATCTCGTTCCTTTCCCGTCCCATCAGCCTTTCGGTCCGTCTTTTCGCCAACATGCTGGCCGGCCACATCACGCTGAAGGTCTTCGCAGGCTTCGTCACCTCGCTCAGCGCCCTCGGCGCAGTCGGCATCGGTGGCGCCATCCTGCCGCTCATCATGACCGTCGCCATTACCGGTCTTGAGTTCCTCGTCTGCTTCCTCCAGGCCTATGTCTTCGCGGTACTGACTTGCATGTACCTCAACGACGCTGTCCATCCCGGAAGCCACTAA
- a CDS encoding AtpZ/AtpI family protein — MAEKPEESLEARLKQLGEKIESKRPNTPDAAEARAAESRKGYAAAMKLSSEFIAGIVVGAFLGYLLDHFAGTGPWGLIIFLLLGFCAGVLNVLRSAGMVATPEAGRGGSGNDKKDGDAR, encoded by the coding sequence GTGGCGGAGAAACCTGAAGAAAGTCTGGAAGCGCGGCTGAAGCAGCTCGGCGAAAAGATTGAGTCCAAGAGGCCCAATACGCCTGATGCAGCGGAAGCCAGAGCCGCCGAAAGCCGTAAAGGCTATGCGGCGGCGATGAAGCTCTCGAGCGAGTTCATCGCCGGCATCGTTGTCGGGGCGTTTCTGGGCTATCTTTTGGACCACTTTGCGGGTACAGGGCCGTGGGGATTGATTATCTTCCTGCTTCTCGGCTTCTGCGCTGGCGTGCTGAATGTGCTGCGCTCGGCCGGTATGGTGGCGACACCGGAAGCCGGAAGAGGCGGTTCTGGGAATGACAAGAAGGACGGCGACGCCCGCTGA
- a CDS encoding cell wall hydrolase has protein sequence MAPAIIGLALYLGFPSAAAYADLATFLSGINRGGERWRMYMTASPAGSIHEAEMVFADPVTTGALDGGAGITMPDGSRVALTAETKHAGTPDEDRVNRQAKKGRVVAVTPVTPPKDFSAGSILQRTSSLMEPSLGEGEKMVFAKSRIKGKEIEIATAFYRKTPPKAEPGVSPMLAKLVTNDRSDILATAYVRPEPDYARESPFDSILREDKNAGRFIPEIAPDDHAWAATALPGSVFSKEEQTCLAEGIYFEARSEPLKGQAAVAQVILNRVRNPTYPKTICGVVYQNKAWRNRCQFSFACDMIRDLIYSRSHWKTAKEVAMAVTAGKIWLPEVGSATHYHATYVNPPWAKTMKRVGKIGMHIFYRTYGGGWS, from the coding sequence ATGGCGCCCGCGATCATCGGCCTTGCACTGTATCTGGGCTTTCCCTCGGCTGCTGCCTATGCCGACCTTGCGACCTTCCTGTCCGGCATCAACCGGGGCGGCGAGCGCTGGCGCATGTATATGACCGCGTCGCCTGCCGGTTCGATCCATGAAGCCGAAATGGTGTTTGCCGATCCGGTCACCACGGGCGCGCTCGACGGCGGCGCCGGCATCACCATGCCCGATGGCAGCCGCGTCGCGCTGACCGCGGAAACCAAGCATGCGGGCACGCCCGACGAGGACCGCGTCAACCGTCAGGCCAAGAAGGGCCGTGTCGTCGCCGTGACCCCGGTAACGCCGCCCAAGGATTTCTCCGCCGGCTCCATCCTGCAGCGCACCAGCTCCCTGATGGAGCCAAGCCTGGGGGAGGGGGAGAAGATGGTCTTCGCCAAGTCCCGCATCAAGGGCAAGGAGATCGAGATCGCCACCGCCTTCTACCGGAAGACGCCGCCAAAGGCGGAGCCCGGCGTCTCGCCGATGCTGGCCAAGCTCGTTACGAACGATCGCTCCGACATTCTTGCGACTGCTTACGTCCGGCCCGAGCCGGACTATGCGCGTGAATCGCCCTTCGATTCGATTCTGCGCGAAGACAAGAACGCCGGTCGCTTCATTCCGGAGATCGCGCCGGACGACCACGCCTGGGCCGCCACCGCATTGCCGGGCTCGGTTTTCAGCAAGGAAGAGCAGACCTGTCTGGCCGAAGGCATCTACTTCGAAGCCCGCAGCGAGCCGCTCAAAGGCCAGGCCGCCGTCGCGCAGGTGATTCTCAATCGCGTGCGCAATCCCACCTATCCGAAGACCATCTGCGGCGTCGTTTACCAGAATAAGGCCTGGCGCAACCGTTGCCAGTTTTCCTTCGCCTGCGACATGATCCGCGACCTTATCTATTCCCGCTCGCACTGGAAGACGGCCAAGGAAGTTGCGATGGCCGTCACCGCCGGCAAGATCTGGCTGCCGGAAGTGGGCTCAGCCACCCATTACCATGCGACCTACGTCAATCCGCCGTGGGCGAAGACGATGAAGCGGGTCGGCAAGATCGGCATGCATATCTTCTACCGCACCTATGGCGGCGGCTGGAGCTGA
- a CDS encoding potassium transporter Kup yields the protein MTQSHAPSTQEPKDLRRLLVLGLGSIGVVYGDIGTSPLYAFREALRPVSHDGVTDAEIIGLISLMIWTLTIIVTIKYVLFLLRADNQGEGGTLSLLALLMKSANGHASILFFMGIAGAALFIGDAMITPALSVLSAVEGLKLVTPALSEYVVPIAVVILLMLFAVQSKGTAAVSNFFGPITLVWFLVMGGIGFVHIADDLSIFKAFNPYYAVSFMLSEGYVGIIVLGAVFLTVTGAEALYADLGHFGRRPIQWAWFLIVFPALTLNYLGQGAFVLKNPEAMSDPFFLMFPKWALLPVVILATAATIIASQAVITGAFSLTRQAIHLGFLPRMAIFHTSETHTGQIYLPNVNTLLMFGVMALVFVFGSSESLATAYGISVTGAMVVTTVLSFEFLRMRWNWSALAAAAVLLPLFALEFIFLGANMLKIHDGGYVPVLIAATFIIIMWTWRRGTQILHAKTRHIDIPLASFIKSIERKSEHAPVAVPGTAVFLTSDPESTPAALLHNIKHNHVLHNQNFILTIRTANTPKVPKSERVSMQPLSDRFTLLEMRFGFMETQNVSQALGLFRKSGLKFDIMSTSFYLGRRKLVPDAESGMPHWQDRLFIALANAAIDPSDYFRLPTNRVVELGSHVII from the coding sequence ATGACCCAATCGCATGCCCCTTCCACTCAAGAGCCGAAGGACCTGCGCCGCCTGCTGGTCCTCGGGCTTGGTTCGATCGGTGTGGTCTATGGCGACATCGGCACCAGCCCGCTCTATGCCTTTCGCGAAGCGTTGCGCCCGGTCTCCCATGACGGTGTGACCGATGCGGAGATTATCGGCCTGATCTCGCTGATGATCTGGACGCTGACGATCATCGTCACGATCAAATACGTGCTGTTCCTTCTGCGCGCCGACAACCAAGGCGAGGGCGGCACGCTGTCGCTGCTGGCCCTGTTGATGAAGTCCGCCAACGGCCACGCGTCCATTCTCTTCTTCATGGGCATCGCCGGGGCCGCGCTCTTTATCGGCGACGCGATGATCACACCGGCGCTCTCCGTTCTTTCGGCGGTCGAAGGCCTGAAGCTGGTGACGCCGGCGCTGTCGGAATATGTCGTACCGATCGCGGTGGTCATCCTGCTCATGCTTTTTGCGGTGCAATCCAAGGGAACGGCGGCGGTCTCGAATTTCTTCGGTCCGATCACGCTCGTCTGGTTCCTGGTAATGGGCGGCATCGGCTTCGTGCACATCGCCGACGACCTGTCGATCTTCAAGGCCTTCAATCCCTATTACGCCGTGAGCTTCATGCTCAGCGAAGGCTATGTCGGCATCATCGTGCTCGGCGCCGTCTTCCTGACGGTGACGGGTGCCGAGGCGCTCTACGCCGACCTTGGCCATTTCGGCCGTCGGCCGATCCAGTGGGCCTGGTTCCTGATCGTCTTTCCGGCGTTGACCCTCAACTATCTCGGCCAGGGCGCCTTCGTCCTGAAGAACCCGGAGGCGATGTCGGATCCGTTCTTCCTGATGTTCCCGAAATGGGCGCTGCTGCCGGTGGTCATTCTGGCGACGGCGGCAACCATCATCGCCAGCCAGGCGGTGATAACCGGCGCCTTCTCACTGACGCGCCAGGCGATCCACCTCGGCTTCCTGCCGCGCATGGCGATCTTCCATACGTCGGAAACCCATACGGGCCAAATCTACCTGCCCAACGTCAACACGCTGCTGATGTTCGGCGTCATGGCTCTGGTCTTCGTCTTCGGTTCGTCCGAATCGCTCGCGACCGCCTACGGCATCTCGGTCACCGGCGCGATGGTGGTGACGACCGTGCTTTCCTTCGAGTTCCTGCGTATGCGCTGGAACTGGTCGGCGCTCGCGGCCGCCGCGGTGCTGCTGCCGCTCTTTGCGCTGGAGTTCATCTTCCTCGGCGCCAACATGCTGAAGATCCACGACGGCGGCTACGTTCCGGTGCTGATCGCCGCCACCTTCATTATCATCATGTGGACCTGGCGGCGCGGCACACAGATCCTGCACGCCAAGACGCGCCATATCGACATTCCGCTGGCAAGCTTCATCAAGTCGATCGAACGCAAGAGCGAACATGCGCCGGTGGCCGTGCCCGGAACCGCCGTGTTCCTGACGAGCGATCCGGAATCGACGCCGGCCGCACTGCTCCACAACATCAAGCACAACCACGTGCTGCACAATCAGAACTTCATTCTGACGATCCGCACGGCCAATACGCCGAAGGTGCCGAAGTCGGAGCGGGTGAGCATGCAGCCGTTGTCGGACCGCTTCACATTGCTCGAAATGCGCTTCGGCTTCATGGAAACGCAGAACGTCTCGCAGGCACTCGGCCTGTTCCGCAAGTCGGGCCTGAAGTTCGACATCATGTCAACGTCCTTCTATCTCGGCCGCCGCAAGCTCGTGCCCGATGCCGAGAGCGGCATGCCGCACTGGCAGGACCGGTTGTTCATCGCGCTTGCGAATGCGGCAATCGATCCGTCGGACTACTTCCGCCTGCCGACCAACCGCGTGGTCGAACTCGGATCGCACGTAATCATCTGA
- a CDS encoding magnesium transporter CorA family protein, with amino-acid sequence MITGYCADGTAVVLTPADPPESLRPDVIWVDLLEPSKAEDLMMEKLLGISIPTRDDLKDIEPSSRLYVEESAVFMTASLVFRSETEIPGLTDVGFILAGSRLVTIRYAEPRSFALFKASMHRFPGNCRDGAVVLTRLLETIADRTAEILEEAVTKIDDLSIAVFGDKAAGKRRPPHFLEARLRDVAGHHRLVAKTRDSLASLSRLLTFVYTVPQVQDDKETRELCRSISRDIQSLSEHAGFISGNITFLLDASLGLINVEQNAIIKIFSIASVVLLPPTLVASVYGMNFRVMPELEWQFGYPWAIAAMVISAVIPFFFFRWKGWL; translated from the coding sequence ATGATCACCGGCTATTGCGCCGATGGAACGGCCGTCGTCCTGACGCCCGCCGACCCGCCCGAGAGCTTGCGCCCGGACGTCATCTGGGTGGATCTGCTCGAGCCGAGCAAGGCCGAAGACCTGATGATGGAAAAGCTGCTCGGCATCTCCATCCCGACGCGCGACGACCTCAAAGACATCGAGCCTTCGAGCCGTCTCTATGTCGAGGAGAGCGCCGTGTTCATGACGGCGTCGCTGGTGTTTCGGTCGGAGACGGAGATACCCGGCCTGACCGACGTCGGCTTTATCCTGGCGGGTAGCCGGCTCGTCACCATCCGCTATGCCGAACCCCGGTCCTTTGCGCTCTTCAAGGCGTCGATGCACCGCTTCCCCGGAAACTGCCGCGACGGTGCGGTGGTTCTGACCCGGCTCCTGGAAACGATCGCCGACCGGACCGCCGAAATTCTCGAAGAGGCTGTGACCAAGATCGACGATCTGTCGATCGCCGTCTTCGGCGACAAGGCGGCGGGCAAGCGCCGCCCGCCGCATTTTCTCGAGGCGCGCCTGCGCGACGTCGCCGGGCATCATCGCCTGGTCGCCAAGACCCGCGACAGCCTTGCCTCGCTCTCGCGCCTGCTGACATTCGTTTACACGGTCCCGCAGGTGCAGGACGACAAGGAAACGCGCGAACTCTGCCGCTCGATTTCGCGCGACATCCAATCGCTGTCCGAACATGCCGGTTTCATTTCCGGCAACATTACCTTCCTGCTCGATGCATCGCTCGGCCTGATCAATGTCGAGCAGAACGCCATCATCAAGATTTTCTCGATCGCGTCGGTCGTGCTCCTGCCACCGACGCTGGTCGCTTCGGTCTATGGCATGAACTTCCGCGTCATGCCCGAACTGGAATGGCAATTCGGTTATCCCTGGGCGATCGCGGCGATGGTGATATCGGCCGTGATCCCCTTTTTCTTTTTCCGCTGGAAAGGCTGGCTTTGA
- a CDS encoding Mrp/NBP35 family ATP-binding protein — protein sequence MPEVTKEVVLEKLRTVRGPGMEGNIVDLGLVSDVFISDGKAYFSITVPAERAKELEPMRAAAERVVRDIPGITAAMVALTADRKAAAGSAPVQRPQPQAPSHAGHSHAPRPAGGPPAKAGIPGVGAIIAVASGKGGVGKSTTSVNLALALKANGLKVGLLDADIYGPSMPRLLKISGRPQQIEGRLIRPMENYGLKVMSMGFLVDEEVAMIWRGPMIQSALLQMLREVAWGDLDVLVVDMPPGTGDAQLTMAQQVPLAGAVIVSTPQDLALIDARKGLAMFRKVEVPVLGIVENMSYFIAPDTGNRYDIFGHGGAREEAERIGVPFLGEVPLTMGIRETSDAGTPLVASDPAGEVARVYRDIATKVWEQVSAMQQDKSRAAPNIVFE from the coding sequence ATGCCGGAAGTCACGAAAGAAGTGGTGCTTGAAAAACTGCGCACGGTGCGTGGCCCGGGCATGGAAGGCAACATCGTCGACCTCGGGCTTGTGTCTGACGTCTTCATCTCCGACGGCAAGGCCTATTTCTCGATCACCGTGCCGGCCGAACGCGCCAAGGAACTGGAGCCGATGCGGGCTGCAGCCGAGCGCGTGGTGCGCGACATTCCCGGGATCACCGCGGCAATGGTCGCTTTGACGGCCGACCGCAAGGCAGCTGCCGGCAGCGCGCCGGTGCAGCGCCCGCAGCCGCAGGCGCCATCCCATGCAGGCCATTCCCACGCTCCGCGTCCGGCTGGCGGACCGCCTGCCAAGGCGGGCATCCCCGGCGTCGGCGCGATCATCGCCGTCGCCTCGGGCAAGGGCGGTGTCGGCAAGTCGACCACCTCGGTCAATCTGGCGCTGGCGCTCAAGGCAAACGGCCTGAAGGTCGGCTTGCTTGACGCCGACATCTACGGCCCCTCGATGCCGCGGCTCCTGAAGATATCCGGCCGGCCGCAGCAGATCGAGGGCCGGCTCATCCGCCCGATGGAAAATTACGGTCTCAAGGTCATGTCCATGGGTTTCCTCGTCGATGAGGAAGTGGCTATGATCTGGCGCGGACCGATGATCCAGTCGGCGCTGCTGCAAATGTTGCGCGAAGTTGCCTGGGGTGATCTCGATGTTCTCGTCGTCGACATGCCGCCGGGCACGGGCGATGCCCAGCTCACCATGGCCCAGCAGGTGCCGCTGGCCGGTGCCGTCATCGTCTCGACGCCGCAGGACCTGGCGCTGATCGATGCCCGCAAGGGCCTCGCCATGTTCCGCAAGGTGGAAGTCCCGGTGCTCGGCATTGTTGAGAACATGAGCTACTTCATCGCGCCCGACACCGGAAATCGCTATGACATCTTCGGTCACGGCGGCGCCCGCGAGGAGGCAGAACGCATCGGCGTGCCCTTCCTCGGCGAAGTGCCGCTGACAATGGGGATTCGCGAAACGTCGGATGCGGGAACGCCGCTGGTTGCCTCCGATCCGGCCGGCGAGGTCGCGCGCGTCTATCGCGATATCGCGACCAAGGTCTGGGAGCAGGTATCTGCCATGCAGCAGGACAAGAGCCGCGCCGCGCCGAACATCGTGTTCGAGTGA